In Streptomyces sp. NBC_00433, a single genomic region encodes these proteins:
- a CDS encoding RICIN domain-containing protein, with amino-acid sequence MVNQTAAGRPFTLRAGGTGVGNGAKIQLWAYGGGSNQQWKPVAAANGTYTPSPRSNTGECLDVTDTSTADGARLQQWSCTGGSAQAFTITAQ; translated from the coding sequence GTGGTCAACCAGACCGCGGCCGGCCGGCCCTTCACGCTACGGGCCGGCGGGACGGGCGTGGGCAACGGCGCGAAGATCCAGCTGTGGGCCTACGGCGGCGGCTCCAACCAGCAGTGGAAGCCGGTCGCCGCGGCCAACGGGACGTACACGCCGAGCCCGCGGAGCAATACCGGCGAGTGCCTGGACGTCACCGACACCTCCACCGCAGACGGCGCCCGCCTACAGCAGTGGTCCTGCACCGGCGGTTCCGCCCAGGCCTTCACCATCACCGCGCAGTAG